Proteins encoded together in one Opisthocomus hoazin isolate bOpiHoa1 chromosome 27, bOpiHoa1.hap1, whole genome shotgun sequence window:
- the NRTN gene encoding neurturin isoform X1, whose protein sequence is MAKTEWRKSFNVLTCSKMKVWKFAAIASMLLSSMLSILVCRDMFNGSRKYSPSPSSPSSSRASSSSLPAAPRRSPRALQRHSSLLSQYSRLLESYTEGEIRQLVSALVERYSQAMNSGGHELPLFPRAGSRRKRARARHKPCALKELEVSVSELGLGYESDETVLFRYCSGTCESAIRSYDLSLKSMRSRRKIKKEKVRARPCCRPLAYDDDVSFLDAYNRYYTVNELSAKECGCV, encoded by the exons ATGGCGAAAACTGAATGGCGCAAG AGTTTCAATGTTCTGACTTGCTCTAAGATGAAGGTATGGAAGTTTGCAGCCATTGCATCGATGCTCCTCAGTTCCATGTTATCCATTTTAGTTTGTAGAGACATGTTCAACGGAAGCCGGAAATACAGCCCCTCGCCTTCCTCGCCGTCTTCCTCACGGgcatcctcctcctcgctgccggcGGCTCCGCGGAGATCCCCACGAGCCCTGCAACGCCACAGCTCGCTGCTCTCCCAGT ACAGCCGCTTGCTGGAGAGCTACACGGAGGGGGAGATCCGGCAGCTGGTCTCGGCGCTGGTGGAGCGCTACAGCCAGGCCATGAACTCGGGTGGACACGAGCTGCCGCTGTTCCCCCGGGCCGGCAGCCGCAGGAAGCGCGCCCGCGCTCGCCACAAACCCTgcgccctgaaggagctggaggtgagcGTCAGCGAGCTGGGGCTGGGCTACGAGTCGGATGAGACCGTGCTTTTCCGCTACTGCAGCGGCACCTGCGAGTCGGCCATCCGGAGCTACGACCTCTCGCTGAAGAgcatgaggagcaggaggaagatcAAGAAGGAGAAGGTCCGGGCTCGACCCTGCTGCCGGCCGCTGGCCTACGACGACGACGTCTCCTTCTTGGATGCTTACAACCGCTACTACACCGTCAACGAGCTCTCGGCCAAGGAGTGCGGCTGCGTGTGA
- the NRTN gene encoding neurturin isoform X2, which yields MAQVCRDMFNGSRKYSPSPSSPSSSRASSSSLPAAPRRSPRALQRHSSLLSQYSRLLESYTEGEIRQLVSALVERYSQAMNSGGHELPLFPRAGSRRKRARARHKPCALKELEVSVSELGLGYESDETVLFRYCSGTCESAIRSYDLSLKSMRSRRKIKKEKVRARPCCRPLAYDDDVSFLDAYNRYYTVNELSAKECGCV from the exons ATGGCGCAAG TTTGTAGAGACATGTTCAACGGAAGCCGGAAATACAGCCCCTCGCCTTCCTCGCCGTCTTCCTCACGGgcatcctcctcctcgctgccggcGGCTCCGCGGAGATCCCCACGAGCCCTGCAACGCCACAGCTCGCTGCTCTCCCAGT ACAGCCGCTTGCTGGAGAGCTACACGGAGGGGGAGATCCGGCAGCTGGTCTCGGCGCTGGTGGAGCGCTACAGCCAGGCCATGAACTCGGGTGGACACGAGCTGCCGCTGTTCCCCCGGGCCGGCAGCCGCAGGAAGCGCGCCCGCGCTCGCCACAAACCCTgcgccctgaaggagctggaggtgagcGTCAGCGAGCTGGGGCTGGGCTACGAGTCGGATGAGACCGTGCTTTTCCGCTACTGCAGCGGCACCTGCGAGTCGGCCATCCGGAGCTACGACCTCTCGCTGAAGAgcatgaggagcaggaggaagatcAAGAAGGAGAAGGTCCGGGCTCGACCCTGCTGCCGGCCGCTGGCCTACGACGACGACGTCTCCTTCTTGGATGCTTACAACCGCTACTACACCGTCAACGAGCTCTCGGCCAAGGAGTGCGGCTGCGTGTGA